A stretch of the Musa acuminata AAA Group cultivar baxijiao chromosome BXJ2-7, Cavendish_Baxijiao_AAA, whole genome shotgun sequence genome encodes the following:
- the LOC135617277 gene encoding protein ROLLING AND ERECT LEAF 2-like, with translation MGCSASRLEDEEAVQMCKDRRNFIKQAIEQRIRFASGHIAYIQSLKRISRALSDFVDGHEHYDSFSDSFTTPPFTPVKKLSPEIIGIPFKSSASALNQPEKIIGVPFRSSASAQAQNRSRESTLHIARYLRSGGSTSVSVEECPQPTETVRINSYYPMDHYGSDDFFATQSTPLNSSFFSSTYDRPSYPPASPRNSQWDSFWNPFSSLDTYGYAYQGSFDQVINDDDIAGLRQVREEEGIPELEEEGTRGEEECVQPEIQNERHEVDSGHTRIKDAGENSSGTKNKNRKKREVKEHQSKNLETIEVSETKDAIEIKITKEKEVVGKRESAEETPGFTVYLNRRPTSMTEIMKDIECQFIRICDCAHEVSVLLEASRAQYSSTSSEIAVKMMNPIVLFRSASSRSSSSRFFHAAPSSGYDGYESSSDYSQESCMISGSHQSTLDRLYEWEKKLYEEVKAGERIRIAFEKKYMQLRNQDVHGEEPSAVEKTRAVVRDLHTRLKVSIHSVESVSKRIETLRDEELHPQLIELLQGLAKMWRTTADCHRIQKRTIDEAKLLILASTAAAGKGSEDAAPQPRHPRAAAALEAELRNWRACLEAWVAAQRAYARALAGWALRCGDPGGGGARSPLSPPRPSGGAPAVLGLCVQWSRLLESVGEAQVVDGLDFFTAGIGSVSGRAAAEEEGEGDDAAAAAAMATAEMARRVLCAGMSVAVSSLADFAARSADGYEVLVRWGGDRRAES, from the exons ATGGGATGTTCTGCTTCGAGGTTGGAAGATGAAGAAGCTGTTCAGATGTGCAAGGATAGACGAAATTTCATAAAACAGGCGATCGAGCAGAGGATCCGCTTTGCCTCCGGGCACATCGCTTATATTCAGTCTCTAAAGCGCATCTCCCGCGCGCTATCTGATTTTGTTGACGGACATGAACACTATGATTCATTTTCAGATTCATTCACGACACCGCCATTCACGCCTGTGAAGAAATTAAGCCCGGAAATCATTGGTATTCCCTTCAAGTCCTCTGCATCAGCACTAAACCAGCCTGAGAAAATCATCGGGGTTCCATTTAGGTCCTCAGCATCGGCACAGGCACAAAACCGGTCTAGGGAAAGCACTTTACATATTGCAAGATACTTGAGATCAGGAGGAAGTACTTCGGTATCTGTTGAAGAGTGTCCTCAGCCAACAGAAACAGTGAGAATTAACTCTTATTACCCTATGGATCATTATGGAAGTGATGACTTTTTTGCCACACAGTCCACACCATTAAACTCTTCATTCTTTTCTTCAACTTATGATAGGCCAAGCTACCCGCCGGCGTCACCTCGAAATTCACAGTGGGACTCATTTTGGAATCCTTTCTCTTCGCTGGATACATATGGATATGCATACCAGGGCAGTTTTGATCAGGTGATTAATGATGATGATATAGCAGGATTAAGGCAGGTTAGAGAAGAAGAAGGAATTCCAGAATTGGAAGAAGAAGGAACGAGAGGGGAAGAAGAGTGTGTGCAACCAGAAATCCAGAATGAAAGACATGAAGTCGATTCGGGACATACTAGAATAAAGGATGCAGGTGAAAATTCTTCAGGAACCAAAAATAAAAATCGTAAAAAGCGTGAGGTGAAGGAACATCAATCTAAGAATTTGGAGACCATTGAAGTCTCAGAAACAAAAGATGCCATAGAAATTAAAATAACTAAAGAGAAGGAGGTGGTAGGAAAGAGAGAGTCTGCAGAAGAAACCCCTGGATTTACCGTTTATCTAAACCGAAGACCAACAAGTATGACAGAAATCATGAAAGACATTGAGTGCCAATTTATACGGATTTGTGACTGTGCTCATGAGGTTTCAGTATTGTTGGAAGCAAGCCGAGCCCAGTACTCATCAACTTCTAGTGAAATTGCTG TTAAAATGATGAACCCAATTGTTTTATTCCGGTCTGCATCATCACGCTCGTCGTCTTCTAGGTTCTTTCATGCTGCTCCCAGTTCAGGATATGATGGTTATGAAAGCAGCAGTGACTATTCCCAGGAATCCTGCATGATATCAGGGAGCCACCAATCAACATTGGATAGGTTATATGAATGGGAGAAGAAATTATATGAGGAGGTTAAG GCTGGAGAGCGGATAAGAATTGCATTTGAGAAGAAATACATGCAACTGAGGAACCAAGATGTGCATGGTGAAGAGCCTTCTGCTGTTGAAAAAACAAGAGCAGTCGTAAGAGATCTGCATACCCGATTAAAAGTTTCTATACATTCAGTTGAGTCAGTGTCAAAAAGAATAGAAACTTTGCGGGATGAGGAATTGCATCCGCAGCTGATCGAGCTACTACAAGG GTTAGCGAAGATGTGGAGGACGACCGCGGACTGTCACCGGATCCAGAAGCGCACGATAGACGAGGCCAAGCTCCTGATCCTCgcgtccaccgccgccgccgggaAGGGCTCGGAGGACGCGGCGCCGCAGCCACGGCATCCCCGGGCGGCCGCGGCGCTCGAGGCGGAGCTCCGGAACTGGCGGGCGTGCCTCGAGGCGTGGGTCGCGGCCCAGCGGGCCTACGCCCGCGCCCTGGCCGGGTGGGCACTCCGCTGCGGTGACCCCGGGGGCGGCGGCGCGCGGTCCCCGCTCTCCCCGCCGCGGCCCTCGGGTGGCGCGCCGGCTGTGCTGGGCCTGTGCGTGCAGTGGTCGCGGCTGCTGGAGTCGGTGGGGGAGGCGCAGGTGGTGGACGGCCTGGACTTCTTCACGGCCGGGATCGGGTCGGTGAGCGGGAGGGCGGCGgccgaggaggagggggagggagaCGAcgccgcggcggcagcggcgatgGCGACGGCGGAGATGGCCAGGAGGGTGCTGTGTGCAGGGATGTCGGTGGCCGTCAGCTCGCTGGCCGACTTCGCCGCGAGGTCGGCGGACGGGTACGAAGTCCTGGTGCGGTGGGGCGGCGATCGAAGGGCAGAATCGTAA